Proteins found in one Oribacterium sp. oral taxon 102 genomic segment:
- a CDS encoding glycosyltransferase yields MTREIMVSVLLVTYNHSRYIGECLEHILGQKRDFSIEILLHDDASTDGAQEIIRDYQRRYPELVKPILRTENQYSRGKTNITGLFNLPRAVGKYVATLDGDDYWCDPYKLKKQISYMEAHPDTALCFHAARVLREDGGPVNTALMTPFPRSRELDPRELVDHASGAAFGSFLLRREILLPLPAFYFTCPVGDRPLELIAAAHGKAYYFREPMSVYRFHTAGSWSSGQFSGDYAEKQRRYAAQMAETYREFDRETDGRFHRETENAAARLRFLTELNLRNYPEIYAERNRGYYRELCLRDRAFLRFEQRLPALYRLLQARTREKQEKA; encoded by the coding sequence ATGACGAGAGAGATCATGGTAAGCGTTCTGCTCGTGACCTATAATCACAGCAGATATATCGGGGAGTGCCTGGAGCATATCCTCGGACAGAAACGGGACTTCAGTATAGAGATCCTGCTCCACGACGATGCCTCCACGGATGGCGCGCAGGAGATTATACGGGACTACCAGAGACGCTATCCGGAGCTGGTGAAGCCGATCCTCCGGACAGAAAACCAGTATTCCAGAGGGAAAACGAATATCACGGGGCTTTTCAACCTGCCCCGCGCTGTCGGGAAGTATGTGGCGACGCTTGACGGAGACGATTACTGGTGCGATCCGTATAAGCTGAAAAAGCAGATCTCTTATATGGAAGCGCATCCGGATACGGCGCTCTGCTTTCATGCGGCGCGGGTGCTCCGGGAGGACGGAGGGCCGGTCAATACGGCGCTTATGACGCCGTTTCCGAGGAGCCGGGAGCTCGATCCCCGGGAGCTGGTGGATCACGCCTCGGGAGCTGCCTTCGGCAGCTTTCTGCTTCGACGGGAGATCCTGCTTCCGCTGCCTGCCTTTTACTTTACCTGTCCGGTGGGGGATCGTCCCTTGGAGCTGATCGCGGCGGCACATGGAAAAGCGTATTATTTTCGGGAGCCGATGAGCGTTTACCGCTTCCATACGGCAGGCTCGTGGTCGAGCGGGCAGTTCTCCGGGGATTATGCGGAGAAGCAGCGCCGCTATGCGGCGCAGATGGCGGAAACCTACCGGGAATTCGACCGGGAGACGGACGGGCGCTTCCATCGGGAGACGGAGAATGCCGCTGCGCGGCTTCGTTTTCTGACGGAGCTGAACCTCCGGAATTATCCTGAAATCTATGCGGAAAGGAACCGCGGCTATTACCGGGAGCTCTGTCTCCGGGACAGAGCCTTCCTCCGCTTCGAGCAGCGGCTTCCGGCACTGTACCGGCTGCTGCAGGCGCGTACGCGGGAAAAACAGGAGAAAGCATGA